The Echeneis naucrates chromosome 10, fEcheNa1.1, whole genome shotgun sequence genome has a window encoding:
- the LOC115050144 gene encoding magnesium transporter NIPA2, producing the protein MDSSRVDFYIGLSLAVSSSVFIGASFILKKKGLLRLAGKGSMRAGQGGYAYLKEWLWWAGLISMGAGEAANFAAYAFAPATLVTPLGALSVLVSAVLSSYFLNERLNVHGKIGCLLCVMGSTVMVIHAPQEEEVASLASMAEKLKDPGFIVFAVCVVGSSLVLIFAVAPRFGQKNVLVYILICSVIGSLSVSCVKGLGIGIKELFGGTAVLKEPLFWSLVICLVICVSVQISYLNKALDIFNTSLVTPIYYVFFTTSVMACSAILFKEWLKMTTDEVVGTISGFLTIILGIFLLHAFKDITFSWDSLPLYLRKGPQGFPCGHQSYVPVPNHDSQAEDEMKLPKEGGLKAGWGTHQRAFQPS; encoded by the exons ATGGATTCGAGCCGTGTGGACTTCTACATCGGCCTGTCGCTGGCCGTCAGCTCCAGCGTGTTTATCGGCGCCAGCTTCATCCTGAAGAAGAAAGGCCTGCTGCGGTTGGCCGGCAAAGGGTCGATGAGAGcag GTCAGGGGGGGTATGCTTACCTGAAAGAATGGCTTTGGTGGGCAGGACTTATTTCAA TGGGAGCTGGAGAGGCAGCTAACTTCGCTGCTTATGCATTTGCCCCTGCCACATTGGTGACACCTCTTGGAGCACTGAGTGTACTTGTGAG tgcTGTGCTCTCCTCTTACTTTCTGAATGAGAGGCTGAATGTGCATGGAAAGATTGGATGTTTGCTGTGTGTCATGGGTTCCACAGTGATGGTGATCCATGCTCCACAGGAGGAAGAGGTTGCTTCTCTTGCTTCCATGGCAGAGAAACTAAAAGACCCAG GTTtcattgtgtttgctgtgtgcgTTGTTGGAAGCAGCCTGGTTCTTATCTTTGCTGTGGCTCCACGGTTTGGACAGAAGAATGTGCTGGTCTACATCCTGatctgctctgtgattggctccctctctgtctcttgtgtCAAGGGCCTGGGCATTGGCATTAAGGAGCTGTTTGGTGGGACAGCAGTGCTGAAGGAGCCCCTGTTCTGGTCATTAGTCATCTGCCTGGTAATCTGTGTCAGCGTTCAAATCAGTTATCTGAACAAAGCCCTCGACATCTTTAATACATCCCTAGTGACACCCATCTACTATGTCTTCTTCACCACGTCTGTCATGGCCTGCTCAGCAATCTTATTTAAGGAATGGTTGAAAATGACCACTGACGAAGTAGTGGGAACGATAAGTGGATTTCTCACCATCATTTTAGGGATCTTCCTCCTCCATGCCTTCAAAGACATTACATTTAGCTGGGATTCCCTTCCACTGTATCTACGCAAAGGTCCTCAGGGTTTTCCATGCGGCCACCAGTCTTATGTGCCTGTTCCCAATCATGATAGCCAAGCAGAAGATGAGATGAAGCTGCCAAAAGAAGGAGGCTTAAAAGCAGGGTGGGGTACACACCAGAGAGCTTTTCAGCCATCTTAA
- the mars2 gene encoding methionine--tRNA ligase, mitochondrial isoform X2 has product MFGCRKSHIFGCAPSRHQRIAALTDQCKDERKYYITTPIFYVNASPHLGHLYSAVIADCLHRYKLLQGFNSKFSTGTDEHGLKIQQAAEAAGKDPLAFCTDVSGRFKHLFNSCSVSYTDYIRTTERRHCRAVEHFWSVLWNKGLIYKGCYEGWYSTQDESFLTPSQVGDAVDSLGKEIKISLESGHKVEWMKEENYMFRLSAFRSQLLDWLKGNPLAVQPEHFYQAVLQWLQNDLPDLSVSRQRTRLQWGISVPNDPEQTIYVWLDALVNYLTVAGYPDNHDQWWSAAHHIVGKDILKFHAIYWPAFLLGAGLPLPQTIFVHSHWTAEGKKMSKSLGNVVDPLQRSQIFTTDGMRYFLLRQGVPDSDCDYTDHKVIKLLNAELADSLGGLLNRCTAPALNPAQIYPSFCPQAFPREQGGRAVIEDYHMLDAVKNLPVVVEQHFESMHVYKALEAITACVRQTNGFVQRHTPWKLDKRNSADQRWLDTIIHVSFECLRIYGTLLQPIVPELSNKLLSRLGVPLSNRSWASLNFLPRYQGSDCPFEGNTLGPDSGVLFCRLENPNEDKEKTKKVKSQ; this is encoded by the exons ATGTTTGGCTGTAGAAAAAGCCACATTTTTG GTTGTGCTCCGTCCAGACACCAGAGGATCGCTGCGTTGACAGATCAATGCAAAGATGAGAGGAAATACTACATAACTACCCCCATCTTCTATGTCAATGCCTCCCCTCATTTAGGACACCTGTACTCAGCTGTGATTGCTGACTGCCTGCACAGGTATAAACTGTTGCAGGGCTTCAACTCAAAGTTTTCCACGG GCACAGATGAACATGGTTTGAAGATCCAGCAggctgctgaagctgcaggaaaagatCCCCTGGCCTTCTGCACGGATGTGTCTGGGAGATTCAAACATCTCTtcaacagctgcagtgtttcatACACTGACTACATAAGAACCACTGAGCGCAGGCACTGTCGGGCAGTGGAGCATTTCTGGTCTGTGCTTTGGAACAAAGGGCTCATCTACAAGGGATGTTATGAAGGCTGGTACTCCACACAGGACGAGAGCTTCCTCACACCATCACAGGTGGGAGATGCAGTGGACTCGTTAGGAAAGGAGATCAAGATATCACTGGAGAGTGGACACAAG GTGGAGTGGATGAAAGAGGAGAACTACATGTTTCGTCTATCTGCATTTCGATCTCAGCTGCTCGACTGGCTCAAAGGAAATCCTCTGGCTGTGCAACCTGAGCATTTCTACCAGGCTGTTCTCCAGTGGCTGCAGAATGACCTTCCTGACCTCTCAGTGTCCCGACAGAGAACCCGCCTTCAGTGGGGCATCTCAGTCCCCAATGACCCTGAACAAACCATCTATGTGTGGCTCGATGCGCTGGTGAACTACCTTACAGTGGCTGGCTATCCAGATAATCACGACCAGTGGTGGAGTGCAGCCCACCATATTGTAGGAAAGGACATCTTAAAATTTCATGCCATTTACTGGCCAGCTTTTCTTCTAGGAGCTGGACTGCCACTGCCACAGACAATATTTGTGCACTCTCACTGGacagcagaaggaaaaaagatgTCTAAAAGTTTGGGCAATGTGGTAGATCCTCTTCAACGCTCACAGATCTTCACAACAGACGGTATGAGGTATTTTCTTTTGCGCCAGGGTGTCCCTGACTCAGACTGCGATTATACAGATCACAAAGTAATCAAACTGCTCAATGCAGAGCTTGCCGACTCTCTAGGGGGTCTACTTAACCGCTGCACAGCTCCAGCTCTTAACCCAGCCCAGATCTACCCCTCATTCTGCCCTCAGGCCTTCCCAAGAGAACAGGGAGGCAGAGCTGTGATTGAAGATTACCACATGTTGGATGCTGTGAAAAATCTCCCTGTTGTAGTAGAGCAGCATTTTGAGAGCATGCACGTGTACAAAGCTTTGGAGGCCATCACTGCCTGTGTGAGGCAGACTAATGGGTTCGTTCAGCGCCACACACCCTGGAAGctggacaagaggaacagtGCAGATCAACGTTGGCTAGACACCATCATCCATGTCTCTTTTGAATGTCTGAGGATTTATGGTACTCTCCTCCAGCCAATCGTGCCAGAGCTTTCTAACAAACTCCTGAGCAGGCTTGGGGTGCCACTAAGCAATAGGAGCTGGGCATCCCTGAACTTCCTACCAAGGTATCAGGGATCGGACTGTCCTTTTGAAGGGAACACACTTGGACCTGACTCTGGAGTACTATTTTGCCGCTTGGAAAATCCAaatgaagataaagaaaaaactaaaaaagtgAAAAGCCAATAA
- the timm8a gene encoding mitochondrial import inner membrane translocase subunit Tim8 A, with the protein MDGQGATADPQLQQFIEMESQKQRFQQLVHQMTEVCWEKCMDKPGPKLDSRTEMCFVNCVERFIDTSQFILNRLEQTQKTRGSFSETMSD; encoded by the exons ATGGACGGCCAGGGAGCGACAGCCGAccctcagctgcagcagttCATTGAAATGGAGTCTCAGAAACAAAGATTTCAGCAGCTGGTCCATCAGATGACGGAGGTCTGCTGG gaAAAATGCATGGATAAACCTGGGCCAAAACTGGACTCAAGGACAGAAATGTGCTTTGTTAACTGTGTGGAGCGATTTATTGACACCAGCCAGTTCATCCTTAACAGACTGGAGCAGACTCAGAAGACCCGTGGCTCATTCTCTGAGACCATGTCAGACTAA
- the mars2 gene encoding methionine--tRNA ligase, mitochondrial isoform X1, producing MRLPFYFVSRSCRAAHWLRLSPFLTPGCAPSRHQRIAALTDQCKDERKYYITTPIFYVNASPHLGHLYSAVIADCLHRYKLLQGFNSKFSTGTDEHGLKIQQAAEAAGKDPLAFCTDVSGRFKHLFNSCSVSYTDYIRTTERRHCRAVEHFWSVLWNKGLIYKGCYEGWYSTQDESFLTPSQVGDAVDSLGKEIKISLESGHKVEWMKEENYMFRLSAFRSQLLDWLKGNPLAVQPEHFYQAVLQWLQNDLPDLSVSRQRTRLQWGISVPNDPEQTIYVWLDALVNYLTVAGYPDNHDQWWSAAHHIVGKDILKFHAIYWPAFLLGAGLPLPQTIFVHSHWTAEGKKMSKSLGNVVDPLQRSQIFTTDGMRYFLLRQGVPDSDCDYTDHKVIKLLNAELADSLGGLLNRCTAPALNPAQIYPSFCPQAFPREQGGRAVIEDYHMLDAVKNLPVVVEQHFESMHVYKALEAITACVRQTNGFVQRHTPWKLDKRNSADQRWLDTIIHVSFECLRIYGTLLQPIVPELSNKLLSRLGVPLSNRSWASLNFLPRYQGSDCPFEGNTLGPDSGVLFCRLENPNEDKEKTKKVKSQ from the exons ATGAGGttgccattttattttgttagcaGAAGTTGCAGGGCTGCTCACTGGCTGCGACTAAGCCCGTTTTTAACACCAGGTTGTGCTCCGTCCAGACACCAGAGGATCGCTGCGTTGACAGATCAATGCAAAGATGAGAGGAAATACTACATAACTACCCCCATCTTCTATGTCAATGCCTCCCCTCATTTAGGACACCTGTACTCAGCTGTGATTGCTGACTGCCTGCACAGGTATAAACTGTTGCAGGGCTTCAACTCAAAGTTTTCCACGG GCACAGATGAACATGGTTTGAAGATCCAGCAggctgctgaagctgcaggaaaagatCCCCTGGCCTTCTGCACGGATGTGTCTGGGAGATTCAAACATCTCTtcaacagctgcagtgtttcatACACTGACTACATAAGAACCACTGAGCGCAGGCACTGTCGGGCAGTGGAGCATTTCTGGTCTGTGCTTTGGAACAAAGGGCTCATCTACAAGGGATGTTATGAAGGCTGGTACTCCACACAGGACGAGAGCTTCCTCACACCATCACAGGTGGGAGATGCAGTGGACTCGTTAGGAAAGGAGATCAAGATATCACTGGAGAGTGGACACAAG GTGGAGTGGATGAAAGAGGAGAACTACATGTTTCGTCTATCTGCATTTCGATCTCAGCTGCTCGACTGGCTCAAAGGAAATCCTCTGGCTGTGCAACCTGAGCATTTCTACCAGGCTGTTCTCCAGTGGCTGCAGAATGACCTTCCTGACCTCTCAGTGTCCCGACAGAGAACCCGCCTTCAGTGGGGCATCTCAGTCCCCAATGACCCTGAACAAACCATCTATGTGTGGCTCGATGCGCTGGTGAACTACCTTACAGTGGCTGGCTATCCAGATAATCACGACCAGTGGTGGAGTGCAGCCCACCATATTGTAGGAAAGGACATCTTAAAATTTCATGCCATTTACTGGCCAGCTTTTCTTCTAGGAGCTGGACTGCCACTGCCACAGACAATATTTGTGCACTCTCACTGGacagcagaaggaaaaaagatgTCTAAAAGTTTGGGCAATGTGGTAGATCCTCTTCAACGCTCACAGATCTTCACAACAGACGGTATGAGGTATTTTCTTTTGCGCCAGGGTGTCCCTGACTCAGACTGCGATTATACAGATCACAAAGTAATCAAACTGCTCAATGCAGAGCTTGCCGACTCTCTAGGGGGTCTACTTAACCGCTGCACAGCTCCAGCTCTTAACCCAGCCCAGATCTACCCCTCATTCTGCCCTCAGGCCTTCCCAAGAGAACAGGGAGGCAGAGCTGTGATTGAAGATTACCACATGTTGGATGCTGTGAAAAATCTCCCTGTTGTAGTAGAGCAGCATTTTGAGAGCATGCACGTGTACAAAGCTTTGGAGGCCATCACTGCCTGTGTGAGGCAGACTAATGGGTTCGTTCAGCGCCACACACCCTGGAAGctggacaagaggaacagtGCAGATCAACGTTGGCTAGACACCATCATCCATGTCTCTTTTGAATGTCTGAGGATTTATGGTACTCTCCTCCAGCCAATCGTGCCAGAGCTTTCTAACAAACTCCTGAGCAGGCTTGGGGTGCCACTAAGCAATAGGAGCTGGGCATCCCTGAACTTCCTACCAAGGTATCAGGGATCGGACTGTCCTTTTGAAGGGAACACACTTGGACCTGACTCTGGAGTACTATTTTGCCGCTTGGAAAATCCAaatgaagataaagaaaaaactaaaaaagtgAAAAGCCAATAA